One Saccharopolyspora erythraea NRRL 2338 genomic region harbors:
- a CDS encoding GTP cyclohydrolase II — protein sequence MVRRRVTIPLLSKAGGATLNPEVVTFSGSSDGQEHIALVFGGGTEVPLVRVHSECLTGDVFGSARCDCGPQLDEAIETVSRQGGVILYLRQEGRGIGLYNKLDAYFLQDELGVDTFEANRRLNFSDDERDYRVAAAMLRALGIDRIRILSNNPDKVEQLTGCGIDVAEAVPTGVFVNDANRKYLMAKVTTAGHQVELMEGAL from the coding sequence GTGGTTCGACGGCGGGTCACGATTCCACTCCTGTCCAAGGCCGGCGGCGCAACGCTCAACCCGGAGGTCGTGACCTTCTCCGGCTCCTCCGACGGGCAGGAGCACATCGCGCTCGTGTTCGGCGGCGGCACCGAGGTCCCGCTGGTCCGGGTGCATTCGGAGTGCCTGACCGGTGACGTGTTCGGATCGGCCCGCTGCGACTGCGGGCCGCAGCTCGACGAGGCGATCGAGACCGTCAGCCGGCAGGGTGGGGTGATCCTGTACCTGCGCCAGGAAGGCCGCGGCATCGGGCTCTACAACAAGCTCGACGCCTACTTCCTCCAGGACGAGCTCGGCGTCGACACCTTCGAGGCCAACCGCAGGCTCAACTTCTCCGACGACGAGCGCGACTACCGGGTCGCCGCGGCGATGCTGCGCGCCCTGGGCATCGACCGGATCCGGATCCTGTCCAACAACCCGGACAAGGTCGAGCAGCTCACCGGCTGCGGCATCGATGTCGCCGAGGCGGTCCCGACCGGCGTGTTCGTCAACGACGCCAACCGCAAGTACCTGATGGCCAAGGTCACGACGGCCGGACATCAGGTGGAGCTCATGGAGGGTGCTCTGTGA
- a CDS encoding lipocalin-like domain-containing protein, whose translation MTATTDLIGHWRLHSFVEFDEEGNPKESPLGGSPRGSLYYGADGYVSVHIMRTDSAPPPAASYIGYTGRWRLAGDQVVHEVRIATDPTWPGSEQVRDFSLDGDELVLGRTDTVDGEPLRARLVWHRG comes from the coding sequence ATGACCGCGACGACGGACCTGATCGGACACTGGCGACTGCACTCCTTCGTGGAGTTCGACGAAGAGGGCAACCCGAAGGAGAGCCCGCTCGGCGGTTCGCCGCGCGGATCGCTCTACTACGGAGCCGACGGCTACGTGTCGGTGCACATCATGCGCACCGACTCCGCGCCGCCGCCCGCCGCGAGCTACATCGGCTACACCGGCAGGTGGCGGCTGGCCGGTGACCAGGTCGTGCACGAGGTCCGGATCGCGACCGACCCGACCTGGCCCGGCTCGGAGCAGGTGCGGGACTTCTCGCTCGACGGCGACGAGCTCGTGCTCGGCCGCACCGACACGGTCGACGGCGAACCGCTGCGCGCCCGGCTGGTGTGGCACCGCGGCTGA
- a CDS encoding TIGR03619 family F420-dependent LLM class oxidoreductase, whose product MRIGFSLPQLGTLAHQAADIASFAREAEALGAGSLWVGDRLLAPVEPTVGYPPGADTIPDEFHRILDPFAMLTVAATATENVLLGSNVLNAPWYPPALLARSLTTIDVVSRGRLVPGFGVGWSPEEFQAAGIPMKERGARMDECLEALKQLWTADVAEYGGRHWQVPPTHAYLKPVQRPHPPIYIGGFAPASMRRVAQRGDGWLPILPVPGDVDPAMAITAPMSQIRQLAEEEGRDPGAIDLILRVYPDQTATIDQVVTAIGRAVEEAGVEHLLVDLMFLAKSIDHTLEMADTILRRV is encoded by the coding sequence ATGCGCATCGGGTTCAGCCTTCCGCAGCTGGGGACGCTGGCGCACCAGGCAGCCGACATCGCCTCGTTCGCGCGGGAGGCCGAGGCGCTGGGCGCGGGCAGCCTCTGGGTCGGTGACCGGCTGCTCGCCCCGGTCGAGCCGACCGTGGGCTACCCGCCGGGGGCCGACACGATCCCGGACGAGTTCCACCGGATCCTGGATCCCTTCGCGATGCTCACCGTCGCGGCCACCGCGACCGAGAACGTCCTGCTGGGCAGCAACGTCCTCAACGCGCCGTGGTACCCGCCGGCGCTGCTCGCCCGGTCGCTCACCACCATCGACGTGGTCAGCCGGGGCCGGCTGGTGCCCGGGTTCGGCGTCGGCTGGTCGCCGGAGGAGTTCCAGGCCGCGGGCATCCCGATGAAGGAGCGCGGCGCCCGCATGGACGAGTGCCTGGAGGCGCTCAAGCAGCTGTGGACCGCCGACGTCGCCGAGTACGGCGGCCGGCACTGGCAGGTGCCGCCGACCCACGCCTACCTCAAGCCCGTCCAGCGTCCGCACCCGCCGATCTACATCGGCGGCTTCGCCCCGGCCTCCATGCGCCGGGTCGCCCAGCGCGGCGACGGCTGGCTGCCGATCCTGCCGGTTCCCGGGGACGTCGACCCCGCGATGGCGATCACCGCGCCGATGAGCCAGATCCGGCAGCTGGCCGAGGAGGAGGGGCGCGACCCGGGCGCGATCGACCTGATCCTGCGCGTCTACCCCGACCAGACCGCCACCATCGACCAGGTCGTCACCGCGATCGGCCGCGCGGTCGAAGAAGCCGGGGTCGAGCACCTGCTGGTGGACCTGATGTTCCTGGCCAAGAGCATCGACCACACCCTGGAGATGGCCGACACCATCCTGCGGCGCGTGTAG
- a CDS encoding TetR/AcrR family transcriptional regulator, which yields MLPIIGQRPTERADAARNRRKILLAASRLIAENGAEHLSLDEVADAAQVGVGTVYRRFRDRAGLVQSLLDERERQFQEAFMQGPPPLGPGAPPLERVRAFLHALVDRVEEQSDLLLVAEATTPAVRYNDGPYPVRHLHLVTLLAQIRPDANAHYLAHALLAPFSASLIIHQRTNEGLGVERIKSGIDDLLALAGVRAEPDPAT from the coding sequence ATGTTGCCGATCATCGGTCAGCGCCCGACCGAGCGGGCGGACGCGGCGCGCAACCGCCGCAAGATCCTGCTGGCCGCCTCGCGGCTCATCGCCGAGAACGGCGCCGAACACCTCTCGCTGGACGAGGTGGCCGACGCCGCCCAGGTCGGGGTGGGGACGGTGTACCGGCGCTTCCGCGACCGGGCGGGGCTCGTGCAGTCCCTGCTCGACGAGCGGGAACGCCAGTTCCAGGAGGCGTTCATGCAGGGACCGCCGCCCCTGGGTCCGGGGGCGCCGCCGCTGGAACGCGTCCGCGCCTTCCTGCACGCCCTGGTCGACCGGGTCGAGGAGCAGTCCGACCTGCTGCTCGTCGCCGAGGCCACCACGCCCGCGGTCCGCTACAACGACGGCCCCTACCCCGTGCGCCACCTGCACCTGGTGACACTGCTGGCCCAGATCAGGCCGGACGCCAACGCCCACTACCTCGCGCACGCGCTGCTCGCCCCGTTCTCGGCGAGCCTGATCATCCACCAGCGCACCAACGAGGGCCTCGGCGTCGAGCGGATCAAGTCCGGCATCGACGACCTGCTGGCCCTCGCCGGTGTGCGGGCGGAGCCGGACCCGGCTACTTGA
- a CDS encoding methyltransferase, translating into MTANAELNHIQELALGFMSARAVHTAVELGVFPLLAQGPLTSDELCDQLGLHGRGARDFFNCLVALGLLEHADGRYVNTAATSRYLGDPDAPTYVGGMLEYMGSHWYWSWGRLGDALRTGRSQSYGGQVPYEAIHSDPGLSEEFQRAMSGGSVAASTALAESFPWQDVATVADIGCSDGSVLSRLLLAHPHLTGLGFDLPMVEQGFDKTSARHGLADRMRFTPGDFRTASFPAADAVVFGHLLIDWDLATRRMLLAKAYDALAEGGTILIYDMLVEQDQRESAPGLLISLHMLVDQGGGVSYTASECFGWLADAGFRQCRVRPLSGADQLITAVK; encoded by the coding sequence ATGACGGCGAACGCGGAACTCAACCACATCCAGGAGCTCGCCCTGGGTTTCATGAGCGCGCGGGCGGTGCACACGGCGGTCGAACTCGGCGTGTTCCCGTTGCTGGCGCAAGGCCCGCTGACCAGCGACGAGCTGTGTGATCAGCTCGGGCTGCACGGTCGCGGTGCCAGGGACTTCTTCAACTGCCTCGTGGCGCTGGGGCTGCTCGAACACGCCGACGGGCGCTACGTCAACACGGCGGCCACCTCGAGGTACCTCGGTGACCCCGACGCGCCCACCTACGTCGGCGGAATGCTGGAGTACATGGGAAGCCACTGGTACTGGTCCTGGGGCAGGCTCGGCGACGCGCTGCGCACGGGCCGTTCCCAGTCGTACGGGGGCCAGGTGCCCTACGAGGCGATCCACTCCGACCCGGGGCTCTCCGAGGAGTTCCAGCGGGCGATGTCGGGCGGGTCCGTCGCCGCAAGCACCGCGCTCGCCGAGAGCTTCCCGTGGCAGGACGTCGCCACGGTCGCCGACATCGGGTGCTCGGACGGCTCGGTGCTCTCCCGTCTGCTGCTCGCCCACCCGCACCTGACCGGCCTCGGCTTCGACCTGCCGATGGTCGAGCAGGGCTTCGACAAGACCAGCGCCCGGCACGGGCTGGCCGACCGGATGCGCTTCACCCCGGGCGACTTCCGCACGGCGTCGTTCCCCGCCGCGGACGCGGTCGTGTTCGGGCACCTGCTCATCGACTGGGACCTCGCGACCCGGCGCATGCTGCTGGCCAAGGCGTACGACGCGCTGGCCGAGGGCGGCACGATCCTGATCTACGACATGCTCGTGGAGCAGGACCAGCGCGAGAGCGCTCCCGGGCTGCTGATCAGCCTGCACATGCTGGTCGACCAGGGCGGGGGCGTCAGCTACACCGCGTCGGAGTGCTTCGGCTGGCTGGCCGACGCCGGGTTCCGGCAGTGCCGGGTGCGGCCGCTGTCCGGTGCCGACCAGCTCATCACCGCGGTCAAGTAG
- a CDS encoding winged helix-turn-helix transcriptional regulator, with the protein MMREAAESDERVCDAALARAFDFLGKRWSGVLLGTLLTGPAGFSELKRALSGISDSMLSERLSELRRAGLVERRVDEGPPVAVTYELTSAGLALLPALRELATWAMENLPA; encoded by the coding sequence ATGATGAGGGAGGCGGCCGAAAGCGACGAGCGCGTCTGCGACGCGGCTTTGGCCCGTGCGTTCGACTTTCTCGGCAAGCGCTGGAGCGGTGTGCTGCTGGGCACCCTGCTCACGGGTCCGGCGGGCTTCTCCGAGCTCAAGCGCGCGCTGTCGGGGATCAGCGACTCGATGCTCTCCGAGCGCCTGAGCGAACTGCGCAGGGCGGGGCTCGTCGAGCGCAGGGTCGACGAGGGACCGCCGGTCGCGGTGACCTACGAGCTGACCTCCGCGGGTCTCGCGCTGCTACCCGCCTTGCGCGAGCTCGCGACCTGGGCGATGGAGAACCTCCCCGCCTGA
- the ribD gene encoding bifunctional diaminohydroxyphosphoribosylaminopyrimidine deaminase/5-amino-6-(5-phosphoribosylamino)uracil reductase RibD, producing MSPSARAVRPPEEATEAERWAMRRAIRLTADPPRRTSPNPYVGCVVLDADGRFAGEGHHRGAGHPHAEVEALAAAGGRAAGGTAVVTLEPCAHRGRTGPCTEALSAAGVSRVVFAVEDPTRDASGGAERLAAGGVEVVGGLHREEAERHNEFWLTSVRRERPFVTWKFAGTIDGRSAAADGSSRWITAAQARRDAHALRAVHDAVLVGGGTLRADNPHLGLRHGVVGEPPLRVVLDSAGRIKPGARVLDGSAPTLVVVSDRAGEPRGLGAAAGTLAVPSTEDGLDLAALSERLFARGVRSVLLEGGARLAAGFLAGGLVDRVVAYLAPMFLGGAGLPVVTDIGVASMAEAARMRVEEVRQLGPDLRVVMQPEPRDLDACLRTHSA from the coding sequence GTGAGTCCGAGCGCGCGGGCAGTCCGGCCGCCCGAGGAAGCGACCGAGGCCGAACGCTGGGCGATGCGCAGGGCGATCCGGCTCACCGCGGACCCGCCGAGGCGTACCAGCCCGAACCCGTACGTCGGCTGCGTCGTGCTCGACGCCGACGGCCGGTTCGCGGGGGAGGGCCACCACCGCGGCGCGGGACATCCGCACGCCGAGGTCGAGGCGCTGGCCGCGGCCGGTGGGCGAGCCGCCGGCGGTACCGCCGTGGTGACGCTGGAACCCTGCGCGCACCGCGGCCGGACGGGGCCGTGCACCGAGGCGCTGTCGGCCGCGGGTGTCAGCCGCGTGGTGTTCGCGGTCGAGGATCCGACCCGGGACGCCTCGGGAGGCGCCGAGCGGCTGGCCGCGGGCGGAGTGGAGGTCGTCGGCGGTCTGCACCGGGAGGAAGCCGAGCGGCACAACGAGTTCTGGCTCACCTCGGTCCGGCGCGAGAGACCGTTCGTGACGTGGAAGTTCGCCGGCACGATCGACGGCCGCTCGGCGGCGGCCGACGGCAGCTCCCGGTGGATCACCGCCGCCCAGGCGCGCCGGGACGCGCACGCGCTGCGCGCGGTTCACGACGCGGTGCTGGTCGGCGGCGGCACGCTGCGCGCCGACAATCCGCACCTGGGCCTGCGGCACGGGGTCGTCGGCGAACCGCCGTTGCGGGTGGTGCTCGACAGCGCGGGCCGGATCAAGCCCGGCGCGCGCGTGCTCGACGGCAGTGCGCCCACGCTGGTGGTGGTCTCGGACCGGGCCGGGGAACCGCGAGGGCTCGGTGCCGCGGCAGGCACTCTCGCCGTTCCGTCCACTGAGGACGGACTTGATCTGGCGGCCCTGTCGGAGCGGCTGTTCGCCAGAGGAGTGCGGTCGGTGCTGCTGGAAGGCGGCGCCCGGCTGGCAGCCGGATTCCTGGCAGGCGGCCTGGTCGACCGCGTCGTGGCCTACCTGGCGCCGATGTTCCTCGGCGGTGCGGGACTCCCCGTGGTCACCGACATCGGCGTGGCGAGCATGGCCGAGGCGGCACGGATGCGGGTGGAGGAGGTCCGGCAGCTGGGCCCGGACCTGCGGGTGGTCATGCAGCCGGAGCCGCGCGACCTGGATGCCTGTCTTCGGACTCATTCCGCGTAG
- a CDS encoding formylglycine-generating enzyme family protein — MSPRPVLRANPNTLSDREAMGLPDDLVERVAELPLAGHDDLLARAPGELAVLAEDAGQPFDRRYAAGTLLGLRGDPRIRFDDPAMVEVPAATVRLGLAPEDVGEVVRRWEHVGVLHSWIAKETPVHEARIERFRVMRYPVTNHEYRRFLVETGHPVLPRAWRFGAYPHHLSNHPVWTVSPEEAEAYARWLGERTGRPFRLLTEAEWEYAAGGGDGRTFPWGDEIGADHANTVEHGPLSTTPVGIYPAGASPFGVLDMAGNVEEFVADDYRPYPGGEHVLDDLADGGRYRVARGGSFTRFGDLARCRRRHGWYSREIYAMGFRLGESV, encoded by the coding sequence ATGAGCCCGAGACCCGTCCTGCGCGCCAACCCCAACACCCTCAGCGACCGGGAGGCGATGGGGCTGCCCGACGACCTGGTGGAGCGGGTCGCCGAGCTCCCGCTCGCCGGTCACGACGACCTGCTCGCCCGAGCGCCCGGCGAACTGGCCGTGCTCGCCGAGGACGCCGGGCAGCCCTTCGACCGCCGGTACGCGGCGGGCACGCTGCTCGGTCTGCGCGGCGACCCGAGGATCCGCTTCGACGACCCCGCGATGGTGGAGGTCCCGGCGGCCACCGTGCGGCTCGGGCTGGCGCCCGAGGACGTCGGCGAGGTGGTGCGGCGCTGGGAGCACGTGGGCGTCCTGCACTCCTGGATCGCCAAGGAAACCCCCGTGCACGAGGCGCGGATCGAGCGCTTCCGCGTCATGCGCTACCCGGTGACGAACCACGAGTACCGCCGTTTCCTGGTGGAGACGGGGCATCCCGTGCTCCCGCGTGCCTGGCGGTTCGGGGCGTACCCGCACCACCTGTCCAACCATCCGGTGTGGACGGTCTCGCCGGAGGAGGCCGAGGCCTACGCGCGCTGGCTCGGCGAGCGCACCGGCAGGCCGTTCCGCCTGCTGACCGAAGCCGAATGGGAGTACGCCGCCGGCGGCGGCGACGGGCGGACTTTCCCGTGGGGCGACGAGATCGGCGCCGACCACGCCAACACCGTCGAGCACGGGCCGCTGAGCACCACGCCGGTCGGCATCTACCCGGCGGGTGCCAGCCCGTTCGGGGTGCTGGACATGGCGGGCAACGTCGAGGAGTTCGTCGCCGACGACTACCGGCCCTACCCCGGTGGCGAGCACGTGCTCGACGACCTGGCCGACGGCGGCCGCTACCGCGTCGCCCGCGGCGGCAGCTTCACCCGCTTCGGTGACCTGGCCAGGTGCCGGCGCCGGCACGGCTGGTACTCGCGGGAGATCTACGCGATGGGGTTCCGGCTGGGGGAGTCGGTGTGA
- a CDS encoding WD40 repeat domain-containing protein — MIKHRGPISGIAAWKDDYVLTAGYDNQVILWDYRTKTALARSWHDHLANQAVFSPDGKHVLTSSSDYTARLWSVPELRLEAVFNAQTDDVEMSVFHPEKELVATASRDHNVRVYDFRGNLVATFAGHTQDVISVEWAKGTDELISSSDDGTIKRWSLETGGLVGDLDMDGVETDTIAISTSGTIYAGNDDGELIIINGDGRDVVPAHDAGVKRLVLDAARGLLVSLSYDRTMRLWETVESGLRPRGRADLPSDVWPRSCAFAGDSSLVFATFGATYRSYDFQRERWETDEIAGTGGINAVVPHEDSTLAVGDAGVVWRGEDVQARTGSLCNFLTPVEGLVFSGGQLGRVFDALTGAEIHRHRSPLNCGVAFRRDGVQHVVVGAYTGEGLLFRIPEPGKAEFAGELPLHANAVKGVAVSGDLLFSVCADTSATWYRISTLEKVETIEQAHDRIANGCVGLAGGEFASVSRDLRLRIWSASRLPQVVETPHTHSVKCVSASDDGDLVATGAYNGRIAIYDRLASEWVSVQRPTTAGISSLAYHPDEKLFLASSYDGQVHRITV; from the coding sequence GTGATCAAACACCGCGGCCCGATCAGCGGCATCGCCGCGTGGAAGGACGACTACGTCCTGACCGCGGGCTACGACAACCAGGTCATCTTGTGGGACTACCGGACGAAGACGGCGCTGGCCCGCTCGTGGCACGACCACCTGGCCAACCAGGCCGTGTTCTCCCCCGACGGCAAGCACGTGCTCACCTCGTCCAGCGACTACACCGCCCGGCTGTGGAGCGTGCCGGAGCTGCGGCTGGAGGCGGTGTTCAACGCCCAGACCGACGACGTGGAGATGTCGGTTTTCCACCCGGAGAAGGAGCTGGTCGCCACCGCCTCCCGCGACCACAACGTGCGCGTCTACGACTTCCGCGGCAACCTCGTCGCCACCTTCGCCGGGCACACCCAGGACGTCATCTCGGTGGAGTGGGCCAAGGGCACCGACGAGCTGATCTCCTCCAGCGACGACGGCACGATCAAGCGCTGGTCGCTGGAGACCGGCGGCCTGGTCGGCGACCTGGACATGGACGGCGTGGAGACCGACACGATCGCGATCTCCACCAGCGGCACCATCTACGCGGGCAACGACGACGGCGAGCTGATCATCATCAACGGCGACGGCCGGGACGTGGTGCCCGCCCACGACGCCGGCGTCAAGCGGCTGGTCCTCGACGCCGCGCGCGGTCTGCTGGTCAGCCTCAGCTACGACCGCACGATGCGACTGTGGGAGACGGTGGAGTCCGGGCTGCGGCCGCGGGGCAGGGCCGACCTGCCCTCCGACGTGTGGCCGCGGTCGTGCGCGTTCGCGGGCGACTCCAGCCTCGTATTCGCGACCTTCGGCGCGACCTACCGCAGCTACGACTTCCAGCGCGAGCGCTGGGAGACCGATGAGATCGCCGGAACCGGCGGGATCAACGCGGTCGTGCCGCACGAGGACAGCACCCTCGCGGTGGGCGACGCGGGCGTGGTCTGGCGCGGCGAGGACGTGCAGGCCCGCACCGGCAGCCTGTGCAACTTCCTGACGCCGGTGGAGGGCCTGGTGTTCTCCGGCGGCCAGCTCGGGCGCGTCTTCGACGCGCTGACCGGCGCCGAGATCCACCGGCACCGCTCGCCGCTGAACTGCGGGGTCGCGTTCCGCCGCGACGGCGTTCAACACGTGGTGGTCGGCGCCTACACCGGTGAGGGCCTGCTGTTCCGGATCCCCGAACCGGGCAAGGCCGAGTTCGCCGGAGAGCTGCCGTTGCACGCCAACGCCGTCAAGGGCGTGGCCGTCTCCGGCGACCTGCTGTTCTCGGTGTGCGCGGACACCAGCGCCACCTGGTACCGGATCTCGACGCTGGAGAAGGTCGAGACGATCGAGCAGGCCCACGACCGCATCGCCAACGGCTGCGTCGGCCTGGCGGGCGGCGAGTTCGCCAGCGTCAGCCGCGACCTGCGGTTGCGGATCTGGAGCGCCTCGCGGCTGCCGCAGGTCGTCGAGACGCCGCACACGCACTCGGTCAAGTGCGTCTCGGCCTCCGACGACGGCGACCTGGTGGCGACCGGCGCCTACAACGGCCGGATCGCCATCTACGACCGGCTCGCCTCGGAGTGGGTCTCGGTGCAGCGCCCGACCACGGCGGGGATCTCCTCGCTGGCCTACCACCCCGACGAGAAGCTGTTCCTGGCCAGCTCCTACGACGGCCAGGTCCACCGGATCACGGTCTGA
- the wrbA gene encoding NAD(P)H:quinone oxidoreductase, with protein sequence MSVKVAVIYYSSTGNVHALAQAVREGAEKADAEVRFRRVDELAPDSAIDANPAWRAHADATKDVEPATHEDLKWADAYAFGTPVRFGDVASQLKQFIDSTGGLWYAGELSGKPFTGFTSAINMHGGNEATLLSLYHVAFHWGSVIVPPGYNDPAVPAAYGNPYGASYPSGMDGEPPNERVLAAARFQGYNLATVTARLLNGARG encoded by the coding sequence ATGTCCGTGAAAGTCGCCGTCATCTACTACTCCTCCACCGGCAACGTCCACGCCCTCGCCCAAGCCGTCCGCGAAGGCGCCGAGAAGGCCGACGCGGAGGTGCGCTTCCGCCGCGTCGACGAGCTCGCTCCCGACTCCGCCATCGACGCCAACCCCGCGTGGCGGGCGCACGCCGACGCCACCAAGGACGTCGAGCCGGCCACCCACGAGGACCTGAAGTGGGCCGACGCCTACGCCTTCGGCACCCCGGTCCGCTTCGGAGACGTCGCCTCCCAGCTCAAGCAGTTCATCGACTCCACCGGCGGGCTCTGGTACGCCGGTGAGCTCTCCGGCAAGCCGTTCACCGGCTTCACCAGCGCCATCAACATGCACGGCGGCAACGAGGCCACGCTGCTCTCGCTCTACCACGTCGCCTTCCACTGGGGTTCGGTCATCGTGCCGCCCGGCTACAACGACCCGGCCGTCCCGGCCGCCTACGGCAACCCCTACGGCGCCTCCTACCCGTCGGGCATGGACGGCGAGCCGCCGAACGAGCGGGTGCTGGCCGCCGCGCGCTTCCAGGGCTACAACCTGGCCACCGTCACCGCGCGGCTGCTGAACGGCGCGCGGGGCTGA